A genomic window from Mesorhizobium sp. 131-2-1 includes:
- a CDS encoding cold-shock protein: protein MGKYKDHREPRRHRHDNDAVSFSERPSEPGYFQRSSTVTADPVDAEVVWFNTSKGFGFVKLQEGIEAYLHIRVLEAAGSRGVSEGTRLKVTTEESPRGHQVAQVLEVSDQTARTQLHTRRTGESTAGTSAQVESEGTVKWYNPQKGFGFIAPENGEKDIFVHATALTRSGLSMLMEGQKVFVQCGQGKKGLEVRSIRLA from the coding sequence ATGGGCAAATACAAAGACCATCGTGAGCCACGCCGGCATCGTCATGACAATGACGCGGTTTCTTTTTCCGAACGGCCTTCCGAGCCAGGCTACTTTCAGCGTTCGTCCACTGTAACCGCGGATCCTGTCGACGCCGAAGTGGTGTGGTTCAACACCAGCAAGGGTTTTGGCTTTGTCAAATTGCAGGAGGGCATCGAGGCCTATCTGCACATCCGGGTGCTGGAGGCGGCTGGGAGCCGCGGTGTTTCCGAGGGAACGCGTCTGAAGGTCACAACGGAAGAAAGTCCAAGAGGTCATCAGGTCGCGCAAGTGCTGGAGGTCAGCGATCAGACCGCGAGAACTCAGCTACATACGCGTCGCACTGGAGAGTCCACCGCCGGGACGAGTGCCCAGGTGGAGAGCGAGGGCACGGTCAAGTGGTACAATCCCCAAAAGGGCTTCGGCTTCATTGCTCCTGAAAACGGTGAGAAGGACATCTTCGTTCATGCCACCGCGCTGACCCGCTCAGGACTGAGCATGCTGATGGAGGGTCAGAAGGTGTTTGTCCAATGCGGGCAGGGCAAGAAAGGCCTGGAAGTTCGGAGCATTCGCCTCGCTTAG